A stretch of the Schistocerca serialis cubense isolate TAMUIC-IGC-003099 chromosome 2, iqSchSeri2.2, whole genome shotgun sequence genome encodes the following:
- the LOC126455545 gene encoding protein charybde-like isoform X1, with amino-acid sequence MNGNMERVLEDTQNRPSKLQEVFSKISDIWHQSSRSKEVFSSEVIESVLPERFNIPINGVGNREYDGESEEEISALAHKLEKELRIGKQRSLPSEIRFLLPEDLLKCISRDILAMADSEPCGLRGCTMFLNFEGENECRRLRSFKYDDSTVSTFELFLMLKQDKNTWNSILPEFLKRMTRSNTVVISRAYTLKKKKLYRSYNE; translated from the exons ATGAATGGTAACATGGAGCGAGTTTTAGAAGACACGCAGAATCGTCCGTCcaagttacaggaagtgttcagcaaaaTATCGGATATTTGGCATCAAAGTTCGAGGAGTAAAGAAGTGTTCTCGTCGGAAGTTATAGAATCGGTTTTACCGGAGCGGTTTAACATTCCTATAAATGGTG TTGGGAATCGGGAGTACGATGGAGAGTCCGAAGAAGAAATTAGTGCTTTGGCACACAAGCTGGAAAAGGAGTTACGGATTGGCAAACAGCGATCGTTGCCAAGTGAAATTAGATTTTTACTGCCAGAAGATTTACTAAAATGTATTTCGAGAGATATATTGGCAATGGCAGATTCAGAGCCTTGTGGACTCAG GGGTTGCACAATGTTCCTAAATTTTGAGGGTGAGAATGAATGTAGAAGACTGAGATCCTTTAAATATGACGACAGTACTGTATCTACGTTCGAGCTATTCCTGATGCTGAAACAAGATAAAAATACGTGGAATTCTATTTTACCGGAGTTTCTCAa AAGGATGACAAGGAGCAATACAGTTGTGATAAGCCGTGCCTacactctgaaaaagaaaaaattgtatcgATCCTACAATGAATAA
- the LOC126455545 gene encoding protein charybde-like isoform X2: MNGNMERVLEDTQNRPSKLQEVFSKISDIWHQSSRSKEVFSSEVIESVLPERFNIPINGVGNREYDGESEEEISALAHKLEKELRIGKQRSLPSEIRFLLPEDLLKCISRDILAMADSEPCGLRGCTMFLNFEGENECRRLRSFKYDDSTVSTFELFLMLKQDKNTWNSILPEFLKMTRSNTVVISRAYTLKKKKLYRSYNE; the protein is encoded by the exons ATGAATGGTAACATGGAGCGAGTTTTAGAAGACACGCAGAATCGTCCGTCcaagttacaggaagtgttcagcaaaaTATCGGATATTTGGCATCAAAGTTCGAGGAGTAAAGAAGTGTTCTCGTCGGAAGTTATAGAATCGGTTTTACCGGAGCGGTTTAACATTCCTATAAATGGTG TTGGGAATCGGGAGTACGATGGAGAGTCCGAAGAAGAAATTAGTGCTTTGGCACACAAGCTGGAAAAGGAGTTACGGATTGGCAAACAGCGATCGTTGCCAAGTGAAATTAGATTTTTACTGCCAGAAGATTTACTAAAATGTATTTCGAGAGATATATTGGCAATGGCAGATTCAGAGCCTTGTGGACTCAG GGGTTGCACAATGTTCCTAAATTTTGAGGGTGAGAATGAATGTAGAAGACTGAGATCCTTTAAATATGACGACAGTACTGTATCTACGTTCGAGCTATTCCTGATGCTGAAACAAGATAAAAATACGTGGAATTCTATTTTACCGGAGTTTCTCAa GATGACAAGGAGCAATACAGTTGTGATAAGCCGTGCCTacactctgaaaaagaaaaaattgtatcgATCCTACAATGAATAA